The proteins below come from a single Gammaproteobacteria bacterium genomic window:
- a CDS encoding urease subunit beta, with product MKPGEMFIDAGDIHLNQNRDRISVNVANTGDRPIQVGSHYHFYETNSALQFDRATCLGFRLDIPAGTAVRFEPGQHRQVELVAFAGRRHVYGFTGKVMGELDGAKQP from the coding sequence ATGAAACCCGGAGAAATGTTCATTGATGCCGGCGATATTCATCTTAACCAAAATCGCGACCGCATCAGCGTCAATGTCGCCAATACGGGCGACCGTCCCATTCAAGTGGGATCGCATTACCATTTTTATGAAACCAATTCTGCCTTGCAATTTGATCGCGCGACCTGCCTCGGCTTTCGCCTGGATATACCGGCAGGTACCGCCGTGCGCTTCGAACCGGGGCAACATCGCCAAGTGGAACTGGTGGCTTTTGCCGGACGACGTCACGTGTATGGATTTACGGGTAAAGTCATGGGCGAGTTGGATGGCGCCAAACAACCATAA
- the ureC gene encoding urease subunit alpha, giving the protein MAKISKQAYAEMYGPTSGDRVRLGDTDLIIEVEQDHTVYGDEIKFGGGKVIRDGMGQSQSVSANCADVVITNALILDHWGIVKADIGIKNGRISGIGKGGNPDTQDGVDIVVGPGTEVIAGEGSIVTAGAIDSHIHFICPQQVEEALMSGVTTMIGGGTGPATGTNATTCTPGPWNLHRMLQAADELPMNLGFLGKGNASLPDALSEQIMAGAMGLKLHEDWGTTPAAIDNCLNVAESYDVQVAIHTDTLNESGFVEDTLAAFKGRAIHTYHTEGAGGGHAPDIIKACGESFVLPSSTNPTRPYTINTVDEHLDMLMVCHHLDPAIAEDVAFAESRIRRETIAAEDILHDLGAFSMIASDSQAMGRVGEVICRTWQTAHKMKQQRGALPEDNNRNDNHRAKRYIAKYTINPAITHGVAQDVGSLEVGKLADMVLWKPAFFGAKPSLIIKGGMIVAAPMGDPNASIPTPQPVHYRPMFGAYGKARSATSITFVSQAAMESGIKEQLQLSKIVRPVSNTRSVRKQHMIHNTYQPVMEVDPQTYTVRADGVLLTCEPADVLPLAQRYFLF; this is encoded by the coding sequence ATGGCAAAAATCAGTAAACAAGCCTACGCAGAAATGTACGGCCCCACCAGCGGTGATCGTGTCCGCCTGGGAGATACGGATTTAATAATTGAAGTGGAACAGGATCACACCGTTTACGGTGATGAAATCAAATTTGGTGGCGGTAAAGTAATTCGAGACGGCATGGGACAAAGCCAGAGCGTCAGCGCCAACTGCGCCGATGTGGTGATTACCAATGCCTTAATCCTGGATCACTGGGGCATCGTCAAAGCGGACATCGGCATCAAAAATGGCCGCATCAGCGGCATTGGCAAGGGCGGCAATCCCGATACCCAGGACGGTGTCGATATCGTGGTCGGTCCCGGAACGGAAGTGATTGCCGGTGAAGGCTCCATTGTTACCGCCGGGGCTATAGACTCGCACATTCATTTCATTTGCCCGCAACAAGTGGAAGAAGCGCTCATGTCCGGTGTCACCACCATGATTGGCGGCGGCACCGGGCCGGCCACCGGCACCAATGCCACCACTTGCACTCCCGGACCCTGGAACTTACACCGCATGTTACAAGCCGCGGATGAGCTGCCCATGAACCTGGGTTTTTTAGGCAAAGGCAATGCCAGCTTACCGGATGCTTTATCCGAACAAATCATGGCAGGGGCCATGGGCTTAAAACTGCACGAGGACTGGGGCACCACGCCGGCCGCCATCGACAACTGCCTTAACGTGGCTGAATCTTACGATGTGCAAGTGGCCATTCATACGGACACTTTGAACGAATCCGGTTTCGTGGAAGACACCCTGGCCGCGTTTAAGGGCCGCGCCATTCACACCTATCACACCGAAGGCGCCGGCGGCGGACACGCACCAGATATTATTAAAGCTTGCGGAGAATCTTTTGTTCTGCCCTCCAGCACCAACCCCACCCGACCCTACACTATTAACACCGTTGATGAACACTTGGATATGCTCATGGTGTGTCATCATCTGGACCCGGCCATCGCCGAAGACGTGGCTTTTGCCGAATCGCGCATACGCCGAGAAACCATTGCTGCTGAAGATATCTTACATGACCTGGGAGCCTTCAGCATGATCGCCTCCGACTCTCAAGCCATGGGTCGCGTCGGAGAAGTGATTTGCCGCACCTGGCAAACGGCGCACAAAATGAAACAACAACGGGGGGCCCTGCCGGAAGATAACAACCGCAACGACAATCACCGCGCCAAACGCTATATCGCCAAATACACCATCAACCCGGCCATTACCCACGGTGTCGCTCAGGATGTGGGTTCGCTGGAAGTGGGTAAACTGGCGGATATGGTCTTATGGAAACCGGCGTTTTTCGGAGCCAAGCCCTCGCTGATTATCAAAGGCGGTATGATCGTAGCGGCACCCATGGGTGACCCCAATGCCTCCATTCCCACACCGCAACCGGTGCACTATCGCCCTATGTTCGGCGCCTATGGCAAAGCACGCAGTGCCACCAGCATCACCTTTGTATCTCAGGCGGCTATGGAATCGGGCATCAAAGAGCAATTGCAGCTGAGCAAGATAGTACGCCCGGTAAGCAACACCCGCAGCGTGCGCAAACAACATATGATCCACAACACTTATCAACCCGTAATGGAAGTGGACCCGCAGACTTACACCGTGCGAGCCGACGGGGTACTGCTCACCTGTGAACCGGCAGACGTACTGCCCCTGGCACAACGCTATTTTTTATTTTAG
- the ureE gene encoding urease accessory protein UreE has product MTTALKVTRLLPTSEHAQATLTLPFDTRQKSRFKAQLDSGQTVGVVLERGHILRHGDCLQTDKGLVIRIHAADEAVSTLHCDCALLLSRAAYHLGNRHVPLHIDKDLLRYQRDHVLDAMLQNLGLSVVHEMAPFEPEAGAYAHSHSHSHSHSHNQEHTHEHE; this is encoded by the coding sequence ATGACAACAGCACTCAAAGTCACTCGCTTGTTACCAACAAGCGAACACGCCCAAGCCACATTAACACTGCCTTTTGATACACGGCAAAAAAGCCGTTTCAAAGCCCAGCTGGATTCGGGCCAAACTGTAGGCGTAGTACTGGAACGCGGTCACATCTTACGCCATGGGGATTGCCTGCAAACCGATAAGGGCTTGGTGATTCGCATTCATGCCGCCGACGAAGCCGTATCCACACTGCATTGTGACTGCGCGTTACTGTTGTCTCGTGCCGCCTACCATTTGGGTAACCGTCATGTACCGTTGCACATAGACAAGGATTTGCTGCGCTATCAACGCGACCATGTACTGGATGCTATGCTGCAAAACCTGGGCTTAAGCGTGGTGCATGAAATGGCACCGTTTGAGCCGGAGGCCGGTGCATATGCCCATAGCCATAGCCATAGCCATAGCCATAGCCATAACCAGGAGCATACCCACGAGCATGAATAA
- a CDS encoding urease accessory protein UreF codes for MNKPLAIDYHPEANLRLWQLISPSLPIGSYAYSQGLESACEAEWVHDRDSAHAWISAVLEQSLCRLDIPVLQRCYVAWGQVDGEQAQQSLRALHYWNQQILAQRETLEIKKEDLQLGYALRRLLLDLGELPSELWPEQEPLSYVTLFAYAAQRWKIPLQQAAQGYCWSWCENQVAAAIKLVPLGQTDGQRILSQLLRLIPQATSIGLSLEDADIGATLPGLAIGSAQHETQYSRLFRS; via the coding sequence ATGAATAAACCGCTGGCCATAGACTATCACCCGGAAGCCAATTTGCGCTTATGGCAACTGATCAGCCCCAGCCTGCCCATCGGCAGCTATGCCTATTCCCAGGGTTTGGAAAGCGCCTGTGAAGCCGAATGGGTGCACGACCGTGACAGTGCCCACGCCTGGATCAGCGCCGTGTTGGAACAGAGCCTGTGCCGCTTGGATATACCGGTGTTACAGCGTTGCTATGTCGCCTGGGGTCAAGTCGACGGCGAGCAGGCACAGCAATCGCTGCGCGCCTTACACTACTGGAATCAACAAATCCTGGCCCAGCGGGAAACATTGGAAATAAAGAAAGAAGATTTGCAATTGGGTTACGCCCTGCGGCGTCTGTTGCTGGACTTGGGAGAACTGCCTTCCGAGCTGTGGCCGGAGCAGGAACCGCTGAGCTATGTAACATTATTCGCTTACGCGGCTCAGCGCTGGAAAATACCGTTACAACAGGCCGCTCAGGGTTACTGTTGGTCCTGGTGTGAAAACCAAGTAGCCGCCGCGATTAAATTGGTTCCCCTGGGACAAACCGACGGCCAACGCATACTGTCACAACTGCTTCGTCTCATACCGCAAGCTACGAGCATAGGGCTCAGCCTGGAAGATGCAGACATTGGCGCCACCCTGCCCGGTCTGGCCATAGGCAGTGCGCAACATGAAACCCAGTACTCACGCTTGTTTCGCTCTTGA
- the ureG gene encoding urease accessory protein UreG yields the protein MTQATCLRVGIGGPVGSGKTALVEALCKALRDKYNIAVVTNDIYTQEDAQFLTRAEALDAQRIMGVETGGCPHTAIREDASMNLAAISELQQRFDQLDVVFVESGGDNLSATFSPELSDLTIYVIDVAAGEKIPRKGGPGITKSDLLVINKTDLAPHVGASLEVMDRDARKMRGTRPFIFSNLKKSEGLADIIGFIEQEGMLQAS from the coding sequence ATGACTCAAGCAACTTGTTTACGCGTCGGTATCGGCGGTCCGGTCGGATCAGGCAAAACCGCTCTGGTAGAAGCCCTGTGCAAAGCATTACGCGATAAATACAACATCGCCGTGGTCACCAACGATATTTATACCCAGGAAGACGCCCAATTTCTCACTAGGGCCGAAGCCTTGGACGCCCAACGCATCATGGGCGTGGAAACCGGCGGCTGTCCCCACACCGCCATTCGCGAAGACGCCTCCATGAACCTAGCCGCCATCAGCGAGTTACAACAGCGCTTCGACCAGCTGGACGTGGTGTTCGTCGAAAGCGGCGGCGACAATCTCAGCGCCACCTTCAGCCCGGAACTGTCCGACCTCACCATCTACGTCATTGACGTCGCCGCCGGAGAAAAAATCCCCCGCAAAGGCGGCCCCGGCATTACCAAATCGGACTTACTGGTCATTAACAAAACCGACCTGGCCCCCCACGTAGGCGCATCCCTGGAAGTCATGGACCGCGACGCCCGCAAAATGCGCGGCACCCGCCCGTTTATTTTCAGCAATCTGAAAAAAAGCGAAGGCCTAGCGGATATTATTGGCTTTATTGAGCAGGAGGGGATGTTGCAAGCCTCTTAG
- a CDS encoding rhodanese-like domain-containing protein produces the protein MNPIEFYEAKLLFETDSWDLSELLKTADSVIVVDTRSAQAYAAEHIPGALNIPHRTMSAETTKHLDKSKLIVTYCDGIGCNASTKGALNMSRLGFTVKELLGGLDWWKRDGYATDAGVGKETKAGFESDSGHCSC, from the coding sequence GTGAATCCCATTGAATTTTACGAAGCCAAGCTGCTATTTGAAACCGACTCTTGGGATTTATCCGAACTGTTAAAAACAGCAGACTCGGTGATTGTTGTCGATACCCGTTCGGCGCAAGCATATGCCGCCGAGCACATTCCCGGCGCTTTGAACATCCCCCATCGGACCATGTCCGCAGAAACCACCAAACACCTGGACAAATCCAAGCTCATCGTCACCTATTGCGACGGCATAGGCTGCAATGCTTCCACCAAAGGCGCACTCAACATGAGCCGACTGGGCTTTACCGTAAAAGAACTGCTGGGGGGATTAGACTGGTGGAAACGCGACGGTTATGCCACTGACGCCGGCGTTGGAAAAGAAACTAAAGCAGGTTTCGAAAGCGACTCGGGACACTGTAGTTGCTAA